Proteins from one uncultured Methanobrevibacter sp. genomic window:
- the hxlB gene encoding 6-phospho-3-hexuloisomerase, with protein MEIMKTSIKAILDNIVRAEEYLDEDTVNQFEEIIMESKNIFVTGAGRSGLAAKAFAMRLMHLGLSAYVVGETISPAIHDDDCIIAISGSGETNTIVSAASIAKNRGSKVLAVTSYPDSSLGQLADGYILVKGRTQKEDDDENYMKRQIHGNYTSLTPLGTAFELTTLVFLDAIVSELMEKMQQTESDLKSRHTVLE; from the coding sequence ATGGAAATAATGAAAACCTCTATTAAAGCTATATTGGATAATATTGTACGAGCAGAAGAATATTTGGATGAAGATACCGTTAATCAGTTTGAAGAGATTATCATGGAGTCTAAGAACATATTCGTTACAGGAGCCGGGAGGTCAGGTCTTGCAGCTAAGGCGTTTGCAATGAGACTGATGCATTTGGGCTTAAGCGCATATGTTGTAGGGGAAACAATCTCTCCAGCCATTCATGATGACGACTGCATAATAGCGATTTCAGGTTCTGGTGAAACAAACACCATCGTTTCTGCGGCCAGCATTGCAAAAAATAGAGGTTCAAAAGTTTTAGCCGTTACATCTTACCCAGATTCCAGCTTAGGTCAATTGGCTGATGGTTATATACTAGTTAAAGGAAGAACTCAAAAGGAAGATGACGATGAAAACTATATGAAACGTCAAATCCATGGTAACTATACTTCCCTGACTCCATTGGGTACTGCATTTGAACTTACAACATTGGTATTCCTGGACGCTATCGTTTCCGAGCTAATGGAAAAAATGCAGCAGACCGAAAGTGATTTGAAATCAAGACATACAGTATTAGAATAG